In the genome of Mytilus edulis chromosome 3, xbMytEdul2.2, whole genome shotgun sequence, one region contains:
- the LOC139516272 gene encoding eIF-2-alpha kinase GCN2-like: protein MDYSGGASLNIHITESRSLSVDIIKAYTEEILYGLEYLHKKDVVHKYLRASSIVVDKNGRIRIGDYSIDKRLSHLYYAVESSQPGVHFTGDRELIPVRGGKKGDVYQLMFDER, encoded by the exons ATGGACTACTCTGGAGGTGCTAGTCTCAACATACATATAACAGAATCACGTTCCCTATCTGTAGATATCATCAAGGCATACACAGAGGAAATTTTGTATGGATTagaatatttacacaaaaaagatgtggtacataAGTACCTAAGG GCTTCCAGTATAGTTGTTGATAAGAATGGTAGAATAAGGATTGGTGATTATAGTATCGATAAGAG GCTGTCACATCTATATTATGCTGTGGAGTCCTCTCAACCTGGTGTCCACTTTACAGGAGATAGAGAACTGATACCAGTTAGGGGAGGAAAGAAAGGAGATGTTTATCAGTTG ATGTTTGATGAAAGATGA